GCCAGACCCGGCATTGGAGCACGACAGCGCCGGGGAATTCATCTACGCCATCGCCGAATACTACCGCCACACCCACGATGTGGGGTTCGCACACGACATGTGGCCGCAAGTGGTACGGGCCGTCGACTACCTGTCGTCGCTGCGCCAGAAGCGGATGACCGCTGCCTTCCGGACCCCGGAGAAGGAAGCGTACTACGGCCTGCTGCCGGAATCCCTCAGTCATGAAGGGTATTCGTCGTACCCGGTCCACTCCTACTGGGATGACTTCTTCGCCCTGCGCGGCTTCAAGGACGCAGCGGCCATGGCTATTGTCATGGGCGACGAGGAGCGCGCCGCCAGTTTCGCCGACTTGCGCGACGACTTCCGGCGCAGCCTCCAGACCTCGATTTCCAAAGCCATGGCACTTCACGACATCGACTACATTCCCGGGTCCGTGGAGCTCGGCGACTTCGACCCCACTTCCACCGCCATCGCGCTCGCCGTCGGCCTTGAAGTTCCGGACCTGCCGGAGGACGCACTCCGACGCACCTTCGAGCTGTATTACGTCGACTCCGACAAGCGCATACACGGAGAAGTCGACTGGGACGCCTACACGCCTTACGAGCTGCGCAATGTGGACGCATTCGTCCGCCTGGGCCAGCGGGAGCGCGCGCGGGAGATCCTCAACCTCATGCTCTTTGATCAGAGGCCGGCGGCATGGAACCAATGGGCCGAGGTGGTGTGGCGTGATTCGTCGGCACCGAACTTCATCGGCGACATGCCGCACACCTGGGTGGGCTCGACTTTCATCCAGTCCGTCCGCACCCTGTTTGCCTACGAGCGCGAATCGGACCGGGCCCTGGTCGTTGCCGCTGGACTGCCAAGCGAATGGGTACTGAGCAAGTCCGGCGTCGCCGTGAAGCGGCTACCAACCCACTACGGCGTGCTGAGCTACAGCTTACGCGGCGAGGGTTCCAATGCCATGCTCTTGCGGCTGTCCGGAGACCTGACACTCCCCCCAGGGAATATCGTGCTCCGTCCGCCGCTGCCGCAGCCGCTCAAGGCCGTCAGCGTAAATGGCAAGCCGATTGAGACCTTCACCGCCGACAGCGCCACCGTCAGCGAGTTCCCGGCAGAAGTCCTGCTGGAGTACTGAGCTGCGACTCGGCTGGAGGAGGCTGTGAACGATCCGGCGCCGCCGCTCTCCTTGTGTACTCCGGCGAATTTTTACATACCCATGGGCACCCACTGTAGGCTATGAGCGAAAGGAGCACCCAGATGGCGAAGCAAACCAAGTACACGCTCGAGGAGAAGGACATCCCGACGGCCTGGTACAACATTCAAGCCGACCTTCCCACACCAGCGCCGGCCGTCTTGCACCCCGGCACCCACAAACCCATCGGGCCTGGCGATCTGGCCCCGCTGTTTCCGATGGGGCTGATCGAACAGGAAGTGTCGACCCGGCGTGAGATCGACATCCCCGGCGAGGTGCTCGACATCTACCGCCTATGGCGGCCAAGCCCGCTCTATCGCGCCCACAGACTGGAGAAGGCGCTCGATACCCCCGCGCGCATCTATTACAACTACGAGGGGATCAGCCCCTCGGGATCGCACAAGTCCAACACCGCCGTGGCGCAGGCCTATTACAACAAGGCCGAAGGTATCAAACGCATCGTCACGGAGACCGGCGCCGGCCAATGGGGTTCAGCGCTCGCCATGGCCTGCCAGTTCTTCGGCATCGAGTGCAAAGTCTTCATGGTCAAGGTCAGCTATGAGCAGAAGCCCTACCGCAAGGCGGTGATGGAGACTTTCGGGGCGCAAGTGACGCCCAGCCCCAGCCGGGAAACCGCCTCGGGTCGCGCCATCCTCGAGAAAGACCCCAATTGCACCGGGTCGCTGGGCATCGCCATCTCCGAGGCCGTCGAGATCGCCGCACAGGATCCCGGCACCAAGTACGCGCTCGGCAGCGTGCTCAATCACGTCCTCATGCACCAGACGGTCGTCGGCTTGGAAACGATCGCCAAGTTAAAGCTGGCGCAGGACTGGCCCGACATCATCATCGCCTGCGCCGGCGGCGGATCCAACCTTGCGGGAATCGCGTTTCCATTCATTGGCCGCAAGCTGCGGGGTGAGGACAAGGGGGAACGCATCATCGCCGTCGAGCCCGCGGCCTGCCCGTCGCTGACGAAAGGGAAACTGACCTACGACTTCGGCGATACCGCGCACCTGACACCGCTGGTCAAGATGCACACGTTAGGCAGCACCTTCGTGCCGCCCGGCATTCACGCCGGCGGCCTGCGCTACCACGGCATGGCGCCTCTGGTCTCGCACGTACTCAACCTGGGTGAAATGGAAGCGATTGCCGTACCGCAGTTGGAGGTCTTCGATGCCGCCGTGAAGTTTGCGCGCACCGAAGGCATCATCCCGGCCCCCGAACCGGCACATGCCATTGCCATCACCATCCGCGAGGCGTTGAAATGCAAAGCCGAGGGCAAGAGCCGCGCAATTTTGTTCAACCTCTGCGGGCACGGGCACTTCGACATGCAAGCGTACATGGATTACTTCGCCAACAAGCTGCAGGACTACGAGTACCCCGCCGACGAGGTCGCCATGGCCTTGGCGGGGCTGCCGAGCGTCGAAGCTTGAGCCCCCGCCCGCGGCGGGCTGCGCATTCCGAAGGGGGGTGGCTCATCCCGGTCGCCCCCCTTCTGCGCTTCTGACTCAGTTCGCTAACGCCCTGCCGTCCTCGCCAAACAGATGCACTCCATCTGCCTCGATTGTCAGGTGCAGGACGTCGCCCTTGGCGAATTCGTGCATGCCTTGCAGCCGAACCACCAGGCGGATCGCACCGTCCGCCGGCGCATCACCGGCGCAAACATGCGCAAGCGTCTCATGGCCGAGATACTCGACGTGTTCAACGATCACCCGAATGCCGCCCTCCGCCGACTCGCTCGACATGAGTTCAAAGACCTCCGGTCGAACTCCGGCGGTCAAGCGCTGATCCCGGCCAGCCATCTTGTCCGTGATATCGGCAACGGATACCGGAACGGTCTGGTCACCGACGGTCATCGTCGCGCCGTGACGATCGGCGGCCGACAGCCGCGTGGGAAAGAGGTTCATGGGCGGATTCCCGATGAAGCCGGCAACGAAGATGTTCGCCGGCCGGTCGTACAACTCCCGCGGCGGCGCAACCTGCTGCAACGCACCTTGGCACAGAACTGCGACCCGGTCACCGAGCGTCATGGCCTCCACCTGGTCATGGGTCACGTAAATCATCGTCGTGCCCGTACGCTGTTGGAGTTCGCCGATCTCCGCGCGCACCTGAACCCGCAGCTTGGCATCAAGGTTGGACAACGGTTCATCGAGCAGGAAGACCGTCGGCTCGCGCACGAGCGCCCGGCCCATGGCCACCCGCTGGCGCTGCCCCCCGGACAACTGTTTCGGGAGCCGGTCGAGCAAGTGCGTGATGTCGAGCAAGCCGGCAGCCCACTCGACGCGGCGCTGCATCTCGTCGCGCGGCAGCTGGCGCATCTTCAGCGGAAACTCCAGGTTGCGACGCACGGACATGAACGGATACAGGGCGTAGTCCTG
This sequence is a window from Candidatus Binatia bacterium. Protein-coding genes within it:
- the ugpC gene encoding sn-glycerol-3-phosphate ABC transporter ATP-binding protein UgpC codes for the protein MASVDFEHVDKVFPDGTRAVVDCTLRIADGELMVFVGPSGCGKSTLLRLLAGLDQVTSGTLRIGDRVVNDLAPQERNVAMVFQDYALYPFMSVRRNLEFPLKMRQLPRDEMQRRVEWAAGLLDITHLLDRLPKQLSGGQRQRVAMGRALVREPTVFLLDEPLSNLDAKLRVQVRAEIGELQQRTGTTMIYVTHDQVEAMTLGDRVAVLCQGALQQVAPPRELYDRPANIFVAGFIGNPPMNLFPTRLSAADRHGATMTVGDQTVPVSVADITDKMAGRDQRLTAGVRPEVFELMSSESAEGGIRVIVEHVEYLGHETLAHVCAGDAPADGAIRLVVRLQGMHEFAKGDVLHLTIEADGVHLFGEDGRALAN
- a CDS encoding TrpB-like pyridoxal phosphate-dependent enzyme translates to MAKQTKYTLEEKDIPTAWYNIQADLPTPAPAVLHPGTHKPIGPGDLAPLFPMGLIEQEVSTRREIDIPGEVLDIYRLWRPSPLYRAHRLEKALDTPARIYYNYEGISPSGSHKSNTAVAQAYYNKAEGIKRIVTETGAGQWGSALAMACQFFGIECKVFMVKVSYEQKPYRKAVMETFGAQVTPSPSRETASGRAILEKDPNCTGSLGIAISEAVEIAAQDPGTKYALGSVLNHVLMHQTVVGLETIAKLKLAQDWPDIIIACAGGGSNLAGIAFPFIGRKLRGEDKGERIIAVEPAACPSLTKGKLTYDFGDTAHLTPLVKMHTLGSTFVPPGIHAGGLRYHGMAPLVSHVLNLGEMEAIAVPQLEVFDAAVKFARTEGIIPAPEPAHAIAITIREALKCKAEGKSRAILFNLCGHGHFDMQAYMDYFANKLQDYEYPADEVAMALAGLPSVEA